ACTTCGGGAGAGATCATGTGGAACCCGGGAGCACGTGAATGGGCCGATAAAAAATATTTGTACCCAATTCCTGAGGCTGACCGTACCCGTAACGCCGCGCTGGGCCAGAACCCAGGCTGGTAAGTACTTCTTACTTATCCCTAACCGATGACCGGTAACGATCCTGGATCGTTACCGGTTGCCTTTTGTATTGGTTGGCAGCATCGGATTGGGATTCAATAAACGTTGAGAAAAGTCTTCAAGTGGCTTGGCAGCAATGCTATCTTGTCACTAAAATTTTGGTATTGCTGGTCCCGCCATTCATCCATTTAATGCTCACTACATAGTTGCCGGGAGGGATTTTGCTGATATTGACTTCATCTGAAATCGGAAGATGGGCTGTATAAACCAGTCGTCCTTCGGTCGAATACATCGCCAGCGTTTCAATGTCAGCTGCTGAGGAGCCTTTCATTTGTATTTTGAGCATATCCGAAGCTGGATTGGGATATACAAGAGTGGTCAGGATATTGTCAAAGAAAACGCTTCTGATACGGCTGTGGGCAAATGTTGCATCTCTGTCGATCATTTTGAGCCTGTAAAGATTTTCCCCGTTTTCAGGATTTGTATGGAGGAATGAATAGTCTGCCATGGTCACTGATTCTTGCCGTGCAGCGACCTGGCCAATCGTTTGCCAGGTTTTTCCATTTACGCTGTGCTCGATTTCAAAATTAGCGCTATTGGTTTCAAAACTGGTTTGCCAGGTCAAAAGCGCCTCATCCTCCTGTGCCCTCGCTTCAAAAGAAGTGAGTGTAACCGGCAATGCTCCTTCCGACTGACCTGATGCGAAAAACCCGCTGAATGAAGTGACAGGAAAAGTGACAATGTAAAAGGTGCCGTCGGTACTTAGCGTAACTGTTACATTCTTAATGATTTCCATCGAACCCGAATACGTTTCCGGCAGTCCGGTAGTGCTGGTACCATGGTATTGGACGATTTTCAGGTTTTCGGGCAATGTAGCGTTGTGGGAATTTCCGTAGGCGGCATTGTAATCATCAAATTCCTGTTTCGAGAAAAACAACGTGACATTAGCGTCATCTCCTTCATTGATCATTGTCGTCGGGGTCAGATCGAAATGCCTTTTGACAAATACTTTGCTCCCGCTTACCAGTGTCTGTCCTGCGTTGATATAAACTTTCGCATCAACATAGGCAAGCAGTGGATTTTCTCCGGCGGGTTCTATGAGTGCAAATGTTTCACAGTCTTCGGAAATTGACGTAACTCCGGCCAGGATAAGCGATTTGGTCGATTCGTTACCCATTGGAATGGCTGACGGAAGAGGCAGGTTCTGGAACTCATAAGCACCCATATCGGCTGTTTCGTTAAAAACGCGACCGTTACCATCCATGTCTTTTTCGCCGTCCGCTATATTGGTATTCTCGCTTCTGTTGATCGCAGGAGAGCAGGAACGCAATCGAAGGTCCGAACCGTCGGGGTTTACGAACTGCGGGTCAGTGTCCCCATCTAGGATTCCATAAGATTGATCGGCTCCAATTCCCTGAATAAGGCTGAAATAGATACTTAATGCGCCAAAACCCTCGTAGCCAATGCCACTGCTGTTGCCGTAAATAATGGTACCGAAGATTGCGAAATTGTCGGAATACGAGTTGGCAATAGCCCCGGCATAGGACGCAGAGTTACCAGAGATGGTGCAACCGTATATCTGAATGTCCGTTGAAAAAGCGTAAATGCCCCCACCTTCACCCTGTGGTGCCAGATTTTTTGACAACACACAATTTCTGAAGACCGTCGATCCCCCAACCGCTGCTAAGCCGCCGCCGGATTCGGTCTGGCTCTCATTGCCCATAAACAAGGTGTTCCAAATCTGCGTGTAACTGTTGTCATTGTATATGCCGCCGCCCGCTCCCTCAGCCTTGTTGTTGATAAAAGAGCAGTTAATGATTTGGAGAGAAACTCCGGAATTGTACATTCCGGCTCCCTGCGTACCAGTACCGCCTTGAATGGTAAATCCGTCCAGCAGATCGGCGTCGCTTAGTCCGTTATACTCATTGATGATTACGTTTGACCCATTTCCTTTTAAAATGGTGGCGCCTGCATCGGTTCCCCGCGGAATGCGAGCGGGACGCTGGTCAGGAGAAGTTTCGCTGCCTGTGAAGCCTCCGTAAAATTTGACACCGGGAATCATTGAAAACGATGCACCCGCGTCGGCCACGTATTCCCCTTGTGCCACCCAGATCTGGTCACCGTTCGTTGCTTGGGCCAATGCGGACTGTAAAGTGTTGAAAGCGTCGCCCCAGGTTTCTCCCTTGGGGTTGGGCGCTGTACTGGAAGCCGACACGTGCCAGATCGTGGGCCTGGCTATTTCAAAAGCTCCGAGGTCGATGGTGAAATTGGATACGCGCGTTGCTCCACGGATATCGGCGGGATGGTTGTCTTGATTTAAAGGGAATATCGCCAGGTCCGTGGCCGGGTTTCCGGCATTCAAAGCAGGGCTTGTTGCCAGCTGGCTGTAATCACCGCCACCGGCATTGGCAAATTGAGGATCGGCATCAATCGTATTCGTCGACCCTGGAAAACCGCCCTGCAACAGGTTATAGGAGACATTGGGTACGCCGGTTGATCCCGGTACTGTCCCAATGCTACTGACATCGTTATTCCAGATAATGCAATTCTGAATGGTAGGGGCCGATGTTGATGTATTGCAAATACCGCCTCCCAAGGCCGTACCACTGGAAACCTTGTTTTCTGTGATCGTACAATTCAGGATAAGCGGTGATGAATTTTCATTGTAAATAGCGCCACCGCGGCTCTGTTCCGTACCTGATGCTTTATTGTTTGCAAAAATACATTGCACAATGGTCGGATTGGAATTGAGGTTAAATATAGCCCCGCCTCTTGCAATGGCCATTGCAGGATCGGACTCATTTTCGCTGAAAATACAATTGGCAATGACGGGATTGGAGTCCTTGTTGTAAATGCCACCTCCATTGCTTGTGGTGGCTCCGGCAAATCCGGTGCCTTCTTTGATATAAAACCCGTCAATAAGTGCGGTATTGTCAATGCCATCATTATAAACCACGCTGGTGCCATTGCCTTTAAGGATGGTTTGGTTTTCGAAAATGTCCCGTTCGGTAATCGAACTTTCGGACCCATCAAAGCCCCCGAAAATCTTTACATTTTCCACCATACCAAATGATTCGTCGGCTGCCGGAGAATAACTGCCTTTTGCCACCCATATCTGTTTTACATTGATGGGCCGTAAGGCAGCCTCCAGCGACTGGGACACTTCCCTGAGTGCTTTGTTCCAGCTGCTGCCGTCGCCAGAAGCGGATACAGTTTTGTTTACAAATAAAATACCGTTTGCATCGGGCACCGCCTCATCAGCCGGACTGTAAGCCGATACAGATCCATTCACGACAAAATCATCAATGTGAGAGTAGTTCTGATGATTATCCGTCCCGTTGGTGACTACGACTTTGATGGTGATGGTATTGCGAAGTTTTGATACGGTTTTGGTTTGTGTGGTGCTGGTGACACTGGTGGTAGAATTAAATGAATTTCCATAATTCTCGTTGTTGAGCGTAATGCGAAAACTTGCATTGTCTCCCGACATTCTTCGTAGCGAAATGCTGGTGATCTTGGCCTGATAAGCGTCTGCCATTTTCAGCGTGAGTATATACGTGTGGTTTCGTCCCAAAAGCGCTAGTCCCTGACTACTGCCATCGCTCCGGAAATAGAGCGAACCGCCGGTGGCCGACCAGGTAGCAGAGGTTATCCGGCTATTCTTTATCTGCGGATTATTCAGGTTACTATTGTTGAAATTATGGCTGTAAAGTTGTCCGAAGGCTCCGCTATTGGCTGTGAACGCCAGCAGTAGCATTGCAAACAGTGCTTTGATGAGGCATTCTGAAATTAGCCGTAAAGGTCTTGATTTCATGTGGTAAGATTTTAATTTGTGTGATAGGACTACTGCTGGTTTTATTTGGACAATATTCGTTTGTTGAGGAGGGATTCATTGTCAATTTTTCGCCAAAAACTGTTCAATTTTCGTCATGGCCGAGCGCTAACTTCTAATTTTCATTTTATCTTAGCATCAAACTGTAACAGACATTTTCCCTTGCAGGCATTGACCAGTTTTCGCACACATTCAAAATATCACCGCACAGACCACGCTGTGTTTGTTGCAAAAAATCGGATGTTTTCCATTGTTGTGGCCTTGCTTTTGAGCTTAGCGTGGCCATTCTCAGAGGCTGTGGCCCAGTCGGCGAGCTTTCCCCAACCCGAAATCCTGGGATCCAAACAGGGCTTGCCACAAGGTTTTATCCCGGCAATTGTGCAGGATTCGAGAGGATTTATCTGGATCGCCACCCGTGACGGCCTGTGCCGGTTCGACGGTCACAAATGCAAAGTTTTCCAGCCCGAAGAGGGAGCAGGGCCCTCGCTTTCGTCGCTTGGACTGGAAGGAATGCTGACCGGCCCGAATAACAAAATCTGGATTGTGACCGATCGCGGGGACATTGATGTTTTTGATCCGCTGAAAGAAACTTTTACTAACTATTCAAAGCAACCTTTTTACCGGAAAGCATTCGGGAAGGCATTGCTGAAAAATTTGTTCCTCGACAAACAAGATAGGCTCTGGCTCGCTTTTAATGAGCCCGGCATTGCCTCCATTGATCTCAATAGCAATAAAATCAAGTGGTATAGTAGTAGGGCGGGAGAGTCCGGTTCTATCGCTAAAAGTACATTCAGGGATATCATTGAGGACCGTTATGGTATGATGTGGGTAGCCACAACGAAAGGTATTTTTCAGCTTGCGAAAAACTCAGACAGGTTTGTGAAGTATCGCCCTGAGGATAAGGTATTTGAAAAAATTGACAAAAAAATCTACGCGCTGAAAGAGCGGCATAATGGCGACTTTTTGTTGCTGTCCGAGGATAAGGTGACCGTTTTAAAGCCTGGTACAGGGCAAACAACCGACTATCCTGCCGTAACCGATACCAAGGGAAGGTATAAACACTACATTGTTACGGATAGTAAAGGGAATAATTACTTCCACCGCATGAACCTGCTGTATCGTTTTGATGATAGGGAGGGTTTGAAGGAATTGCCCGGTCAGGCCGATATTTCTGAATTCAAAAGCTTGCTGATTGACCGCTCAGATGTGCTATGGGCGGGCAGTAATGGGCAGGGTGTTCTTAAATATAACCTGAGGGCGGGTTACTTCAAAGCACTTCCTTACCGGCTCGACTTCATCAAAGATCTTTTTGGAAGCTTTTTGGGGATGCCGGAAAGTCAGCTTACGACTTTGGCCCCCGACTTATTTACCTACAATTTCCGGTATACAATTGATAGGGAACAAAATATCTGGTTCAATGGCGGACGTACGCCGTTTTATAAATTTAATCCAAAATCCAAACAACTTAGCGTGGTCCCATTTCCCGTAGAGATCCGGGATATCAAGCGGGCGGATTTGCCGATAGCCATGTCAACAGATCCGAATGGCCGGATATGGGCGGTTTATGACTCCCTGGCGATGTATTATGAAAATGGGCTGTGGCATTCTTTTCAGCACAAACTTCGGCCCCAGATCCAATCCGGTATCTTACAGATTGTCGCTGATAACCAGGCATTATGGATTGCAACCACCGTTAAGGGCCTTTACAGGCTGGACCTTACCAGCGGCAAAATTCGTCAGTTCAGTCATCATTCGGCAGATACCAATTCTTTGAGCAGTGACAATCTGTATTGTCTGTTCAGTGATCCGCTCAACGACAACCTGCTTTGGGTCGGCACATTTGGTGGCGGAATGTGTAGTTTTAATAAGCAGACAGGCCATTTCAGACGGTTAACAAAGAAAAATGGTTTGCCGAATGATGTCGTCTATGCAGCCATTCCCGATCGTCGGGGCAATGTGTGGGTGGCCACTAACCAGGGACTTTCGCAGGTTAACAGGAATACTTTCAAGGTCCGTACCTACACGAGAGAGGATGGGTTGATGGCGGATGAGTTTAACCGTTTCCATTTTTTGCAGTTGCCCGACGACCGGATTTTTCTCGGCGGGGTAGAAGGTATTACCGCATTTGACCCTCGCCAGACCAATGAAGACCGGTACCAGCCCCTCATTCAGATCACCTCGATAGCCGTGAACAATCATTTACTCTCAAAAGGGCCGCTGACCAAAGAAGTACCTATTTCGGCACTCACGAGTCTGGAACTGAACTATGATCAAAACTTCATTACCATTGATTTTGCGGCGATGCAGTTCAACAGAGTGGGAAAAATAAAATACAGGTATCAACTTGCAGAACTGGAAGAGCATTGGACGGAGACCGAAGAGCCGGTTACAAAATATACGGATCTGAGGCCTGGTAAATACGTTTTGCGGTTGAATGCCTCTAATACCATCGGTGAGTGGAGCAGCCAGATCAGGACGCTGAGCATTACCATACACCCTCCCTGGTGGCAAACGTGGTGGGCGTATCTATTGTATGCAGGTATCCTGATATCAATCATTTATGCAGCTGTCCAAACTTATGTAAACCGGCTGAAACTGAAACAATCCATCGCTTTTTCTCAAAAAGAAATGGTTTTGAAACAAAAGGAATCCGAACAGCTCCGCGAGGTAGACGAGATGAAAACCAGGTTCTTTTCAAACATTACGCACGAATTCCGTACCCCACTCACGCTAATACTGGCGCCCACAGACCAGATGTTGCAGGAGCCGAGAGATACCAATGATGCCAATCGTCTCGCATTGATCGGGCGAAATGCACAGCAATTGCTGGGCCTGGTCAACCAGTTGCTCGATCTGTCCAAGCTGGAATCGGGTACTATGAAAGTAGCTGAAACCCAAAGTGATCCGGCAGAGTTCATTGAAGGAATTGTACAGACTTTTGAGATCACTGCAAAATCAAAAAACATTCAGCTGTCATTCGAAGCCGATGCTCGTGGGAAATATTATTGGTTTGATCATGAGAAACTGGAACGGATCATGAATAACCTCATTGCCAATGCTGTGAAATTTACCAATGAAAATGGTCGGGTGAGTATTGTATTGGAAACACGGGCCGTGGGAGTACGTATATTGGTCAGCGATACAGGTATTGGCGTTCCTCCCGAGCTGGCGGGTCATATTTTTGACAGGTTTTTCCAGGCCGAAACCGATGGCTACCAGCAAGG
The genomic region above belongs to Dyadobacter pollutisoli and contains:
- a CDS encoding choice-of-anchor Q domain-containing protein; the encoded protein is MKSRPLRLISECLIKALFAMLLLAFTANSGAFGQLYSHNFNNSNLNNPQIKNSRITSATWSATGGSLYFRSDGSSQGLALLGRNHTYILTLKMADAYQAKITSISLRRMSGDNASFRITLNNENYGNSFNSTTSVTSTTQTKTVSKLRNTITIKVVVTNGTDNHQNYSHIDDFVVNGSVSAYSPADEAVPDANGILFVNKTVSASGDGSSWNKALREVSQSLEAALRPINVKQIWVAKGSYSPAADESFGMVENVKIFGGFDGSESSITERDIFENQTILKGNGTSVVYNDGIDNTALIDGFYIKEGTGFAGATTSNGGGIYNKDSNPVIANCIFSENESDPAMAIARGGAIFNLNSNPTIVQCIFANNKASGTEQSRGGAIYNENSSPLILNCTITENKVSSGTALGGGICNTSTSAPTIQNCIIWNNDVSSIGTVPGSTGVPNVSYNLLQGGFPGSTNTIDADPQFANAGGGDYSQLATSPALNAGNPATDLAIFPLNQDNHPADIRGATRVSNFTIDLGAFEIARPTIWHVSASSTAPNPKGETWGDAFNTLQSALAQATNGDQIWVAQGEYVADAGASFSMIPGVKFYGGFTGSETSPDQRPARIPRGTDAGATILKGNGSNVIINEYNGLSDADLLDGFTIQGGTGTQGAGMYNSGVSLQIINCSFINNKAEGAGGGIYNDNSYTQIWNTLFMGNESQTESGGGLAAVGGSTVFRNCVLSKNLAPQGEGGGIYAFSTDIQIYGCTISGNSASYAGAIANSYSDNFAIFGTIIYGNSSGIGYEGFGALSIYFSLIQGIGADQSYGILDGDTDPQFVNPDGSDLRLRSCSPAINRSENTNIADGEKDMDGNGRVFNETADMGAYEFQNLPLPSAIPMGNESTKSLILAGVTSISEDCETFALIEPAGENPLLAYVDAKVYINAGQTLVSGSKVFVKRHFDLTPTTMINEGDDANVTLFFSKQEFDDYNAAYGNSHNATLPENLKIVQYHGTSTTGLPETYSGSMEIIKNVTVTLSTDGTFYIVTFPVTSFSGFFASGQSEGALPVTLTSFEARAQEDEALLTWQTSFETNSANFEIEHSVNGKTWQTIGQVAARQESVTMADYSFLHTNPENGENLYRLKMIDRDATFAHSRIRSVFFDNILTTLVYPNPASDMLKIQMKGSSAADIETLAMYSTEGRLVYTAHLPISDEVNISKIPPGNYVVSIKWMNGGTSNTKILVTR
- a CDS encoding hybrid sensor histidine kinase/response regulator transcription factor, translated to MFSIVVALLLSLAWPFSEAVAQSASFPQPEILGSKQGLPQGFIPAIVQDSRGFIWIATRDGLCRFDGHKCKVFQPEEGAGPSLSSLGLEGMLTGPNNKIWIVTDRGDIDVFDPLKETFTNYSKQPFYRKAFGKALLKNLFLDKQDRLWLAFNEPGIASIDLNSNKIKWYSSRAGESGSIAKSTFRDIIEDRYGMMWVATTKGIFQLAKNSDRFVKYRPEDKVFEKIDKKIYALKERHNGDFLLLSEDKVTVLKPGTGQTTDYPAVTDTKGRYKHYIVTDSKGNNYFHRMNLLYRFDDREGLKELPGQADISEFKSLLIDRSDVLWAGSNGQGVLKYNLRAGYFKALPYRLDFIKDLFGSFLGMPESQLTTLAPDLFTYNFRYTIDREQNIWFNGGRTPFYKFNPKSKQLSVVPFPVEIRDIKRADLPIAMSTDPNGRIWAVYDSLAMYYENGLWHSFQHKLRPQIQSGILQIVADNQALWIATTVKGLYRLDLTSGKIRQFSHHSADTNSLSSDNLYCLFSDPLNDNLLWVGTFGGGMCSFNKQTGHFRRLTKKNGLPNDVVYAAIPDRRGNVWVATNQGLSQVNRNTFKVRTYTREDGLMADEFNRFHFLQLPDDRIFLGGVEGITAFDPRQTNEDRYQPLIQITSIAVNNHLLSKGPLTKEVPISALTSLELNYDQNFITIDFAAMQFNRVGKIKYRYQLAELEEHWTETEEPVTKYTDLRPGKYVLRLNASNTIGEWSSQIRTLSITIHPPWWQTWWAYLLYAGILISIIYAAVQTYVNRLKLKQSIAFSQKEMVLKQKESEQLREVDEMKTRFFSNITHEFRTPLTLILAPTDQMLQEPRDTNDANRLALIGRNAQQLLGLVNQLLDLSKLESGTMKVAETQSDPAEFIEGIVQTFEITAKSKNIQLSFEADARGKYYWFDHEKLERIMNNLIANAVKFTNENGRVSIVLETRAVGVRILVSDTGIGVPPELAGHIFDRFFQAETDGYQQGSGIGLAIVKELIELQNGTIRLDNDINGFKTMFTLSLPYRLAAPAQKDQIFYPVAELINTEMSPVPDETIQKILLVEDNNELAGFIAGSFGAGYHFYHAENGQEGIDMALSFMPDLIISDVMMPVMDGYEFCQKIKSDLQTSHIPVILLTAKSAMESRLEGLGRGADDYITKPFHLPELTLRIKNLLQRQRRLHDLLYMRFASADDLSVAEQDEITDPFLIRLHAILDENLENPDFGVNELVREIGMSNSSLNRKLKALTGIAAVELIRNYRLKKAAGYLSDGMPISEAAYQVGFDNLSYFAKCFRDLFQMSPRDFAAMS